One Dermatophagoides farinae isolate YC_2012a chromosome 1, ASM2471394v1, whole genome shotgun sequence genomic region harbors:
- the LOC124491654 gene encoding transcription factor 15: MPITRTSRRRPEKSSEFRQQQEHQKLYHRMIANERERNRTESVNKAFNRLRRLLPTIPLNRKLSKIEILRLATSYIQHLNNVCLAITQEIPIENICSRLEHEQNSSSSSSSSSQKRSVCTFCITTLSSMTNGGNYNNEIELNSRNEILFTQQESYFAEISHGNDTNKSLQQTFEINEQNEFDVWQQINFDYYDLCE, from the exons atgcCGATCACAAGAACTTCTAGACGACGACCGGAAAAATCTTCCGAatttcgacaacaacaggaaCATCAAAAACTTTATCATCGTATGATTGCAAATGAACGTGAACGTAATCGTACAGAATCGGTAAACAAAGCATTCAATCGATTACGTCGTTTATTACCAACAATTccattgaatcgaaaattatcaaaaattgaaattcttcgTTTAGCTACATCTTatattcaacatttgaataatGTTTGCCTAGCCAT AACACAAGAAATTCCGattgaaaacatttgttCTCGCTTGGAACATGAACAGAATagcagtagcagcagcagcagtagtagCCAAAAACGATCAGTTTGTACATTCTGCATAACAACATTGTCATCAATGACCAATGGTGGCAactataataatgaaattgaattaaattcaagaaatgaaattttattcacacAACAAGAATCATATTTTGCCGAAATATCACACGGAAACGATACGAATAAATCATTACAgcaaacatttgaaataaatgaacaaaatgaatttgatgtttggcagcaaataaattttgattattatgatttgtGTGAATAA
- the LOC124493207 gene encoding man(5)GlcNAc(2)-PP-dolichol translocation protein RFT1, with protein MEPNAIDDGDSPRIKSKLKTTTISTAYNIVLQIGLRIFSFIINAFILRFITKETLGIINVRLLLLYTTIQFTTREPFRRTCAPNNSVDDDDHNVSKSMNQKAWSKVVNITFLSIPLSFITGLTFSIIWYKVFERPEHLLSEYQWAIMSIYVSVIIESMAETFFIYGQRYDYIRLKVIVEGIFQTVRCSLLAIFVYISPEHSVFGFAIAQLVASTIYSLTYYIYFLLKMKIPMTTFLPRFLREKNDEDYNMKTDELSLLKTSLTFFYNSLLKQFLTEGERYIMTMFSVISFAEQGVYDVINNLGSLPARIIFQQIEENGYILFSSLIKRDLDASQQTTKIVKSLSICSNLTKLMTIIGLTLFTYGYHGAMIVLSVYGGSNFLHGTYGTLAIRLFQWHCIYIIFIAINGILESYSFAVMNTGQLNRFNVKLMITSIIFTAISLIITSYVGSIGFIMANCLNMMTRIIISLLFIGNVYPNYSLWIFIRQTRPNIHTMLSYVIIFIGLSTLYRWLDLIDIHTFLWSKAIIFIIINAIVAICHLIFLYFFETELCLFIRNELFFKSLKNKNN; from the coding sequence atGGAACCAAACGCAATCGATGACGGAGATTCTCCGCGGATAAAAtctaaattgaaaacaacaacaatatcgacGGCATATAATATAGTTTTACAAATTGGTCTTCGTATTTTTAGTTTTATAATCAATGCTTTTATTCTTCGATTCATCACTAAAGAAACACTTGGCATAATCAATGTacgattattgttattatataCGACAATACAATTCACCACTAGAGAACCATTTCGGCGAACATGTGCACCAAACAATtcggttgatgatgatgatcacaatgtatcaaaatcaatgaatcaaaaagcCTGGTCTAAGGTGGTCAATATTACATTTCTTTCcataccattatcatttataacAGGCCTTACATTCTCCATAATATGGTATAAAGTTTTCGAAAGACCTGAACATTTACTTTCAGAATATCAATGGGCAATCATGTCGATCTATGTTTCGGTAATTATCGAATCCATGGctgaaacatttttcatctatGGACAAAGATATGATTATATTCGATTGAAAGTAATTGTTGAAGGCATCTTTCAAACTGTTCGTTGTTCATTATTAGCAATATTTGTCTATATTTCACCTGAACATTCTGTATTTGGTTTTGCAATAGCTCAACTTGTTGCTTCGACAATCTATTCTCTTActtattatatttattttctattgaaaatgaaaataccaATGACAACATTTTTACCAAGATTTCttcgtgaaaaaaatgatgaagattataATATGAAAACAGATGAATTAAGTCTGTTAAaaacatcattaacatttttctacaattcattattgaaacaatttcttACTGAAGGTGAACGTTATATAATGACCATGTTTTCGGTCATTAGTTTTGCTGAACAAGGTGTATATGATGTAATCAATAATCTTGGATCATTACCGGCTCGGATTATATTTCAACAAATCGAAGAAAATGGATACATATTGTTTTCAAGCCTTATCAAACGTGATCTGGATGCTAGTCAACAGACgacaaaaattgtaaaatcattatcaatctgTTCAAATCTAACGaaattgatgacaataattgGTTTGACATTATTTACATATGGATATCATGGTGCAATGATTGTATTATCCGTGTATGGTGGTTCAAATTTCCTACATGGAACATATGGAACATTGGCCATTCGTCTATTTCAATGGCATTGTATATACATTATATTTATTGCCATTAACGGTATACTTgaatcatattcatttgCAGTGATGAATACTGgacaattgaatcgattcaatGTTAAACTAATGATAACATCGATCATTTTTACGgcaatttcattgataatcacTTCATATGTTGGTAGTATTGGTTTCATTATGGCTAATTGTCTGAATATGATGACCCGAATCATTATTAGCCTACTGTTTATCGGAAATGTTTATCCAAATTATTCACTATGGATATTCATAAGACAAACACGACCAAATATTCATACAATGTTGTCATATGTTATCATATTCATTGGGCTTTCAACACTGTATCGTTGGTTAGATCTCATTGATATTCATACATTCCTATGGTCAAAAGCAAttatattcataataatcaatgctATAGTTGCTAtttgtcatttgatttttctttattttttcgaaacTGAATTATGTTTATTTATaagaaatgaattattttttaaatctttgaaaaataaaaataattaa
- the LOC124491454 gene encoding protein disulfide isomerase Creld2: MKTIQMFGNKINWKHYPLIVLSLFIIFLYIDVVESSDNHQSSPILNNNGTSNETMKRNEKTFKPSVLGKCTRCRLMSNSLFEITRSSLLYDDNDAQSMKKTNNNYDFSNIWNRLCFDIKAGQDDCRSYAEENYEKIHQWWNDHSYDILDQSDLSLIIVNGLCIEFLKVCCPDGHYGHECKQCNGYPDRICSNNGKCAGSGTRLGNGNCLCNHGYTNMNCDSCAKEFYLNQTIFQLNGTIQCIPCDSSCSGSCFDSGPKGCHVCRNGYYWTIDNGCIDIDECESSSLTIMGNKDPCPLNSFCINTDGSYHCYQCDPACNGCDGDGPDSCLKCADDHILKDGICMNPDPKPLIQPYASPTRYATYFGLCIVTCIIFRHNIYVSSGIGLAVALYIMASEKSLETEYGRTFDKWWNNVFG, from the exons ATGAAAACCATTCAAATGTTTGGCAATAAAATCAACTGGAAACATTATCCATTAATagttttatcattatttatcataTTCTTGTATATCGATGTGGTTGAATCAagtgataatcatcaatcgtcGCCAATCCTGAATAACAATGGAActtcaaatgaaacaatgaaaagaaatgaaaagacATTTAAACCATCAGTATTGGGTAAATGCACTCGTTGTCGATTGATGAGTAATTCTTTATTCGAG ATAActcgatcatcattactttatgatgataatgatgctcaatcaatgaaaaaaaccaacaacaattatgatTTCTCAAACATTTGGAACAGGCTTTGTTTCGATATTAAAGCCGGTCAGGATGAT tgCCGATCATATGCTGaagaaaattatgaaaaaattcatcaatggtGGAATGATCATTCATATGATATATTGGATCAATCTGATTTATCGTTAATCATCGTGAATGGATTatgtattgaatttttaaaagttTGCTGTCCAGATGGACATTATGGCCATGAATGTAAACAATGTAATGGTTATCCTGATCGAATTTGTTCgaataatggaaaatgtgCTGGTTCAGGTACACGTTTAGGTAATGGGAATTGCCTCTGTAATCATGGTTATACAAATATGAATTGTGATTCATGTgcaaaagaattttatctaaatcaaacaatattCCAACTGAATGGTACTATTCAATGTATACCATGTGATTCATCATGTTCGGGTAGTTGTTTTGATTCGGGACCAAAAGGTTGCCATGTTTGTCGTAATGGTTATTATTGGACAATTGATAATGGTTGTATCGATATCGATGAatgtgaatcatcatcattaacaataaTGGGCAATAAAGATCCATGTCCATTAAATTCATTCTGTATTAATACTGATGGTTCTTATCATTGTTATCAATGTGATCCAGCCTGTAATGgttgtgatggtgatggacCAGATtca tgttTAAAATGTGCTGACGATCATATATTGAAAGATGGTATCTGTATGAATCCTGATCCAAAACCATTAATACAACCATATGCATCACCGACACGTTATGCAACATATTTTGGTCTCTGTATTGTTACCTGTATCATATTTCGTCATAATATCTATGTTTCATCTGGTATTGGTTTAGCTGTAGCCCTTTATATAATGGCATCGGAAAAATCATTAGAAACCGAATATGGACGTACATTTGATAAATGGTGGAATAATGTATTTGgctga
- the LOC124491683 gene encoding uncharacterized protein LOC124491683 isoform X2, with protein MFSRFFDYINKKTANDDDDDDDDNNDDDEDGNGNDDNNNEKQNSDSNQNVSESNESLKKENCQTKYAYLDNVKQIDLNGLISMSDDLRSNVEILKNSYLAIVNSLVILNERRRQQRRRRRRQQQRKTSSQIRQQSSSNKTRRSLEKQESVQQQQQQPGRKLSDQEIYNDSEVMMIKMNNNNNKIDNNYNLIGENFSSTKKQTTTMEWNIEKFCDPKTREKEFQWLFDQAKQFQQTIQRFRIGKESINMDRFRDLVKQGKKLLQITEILKNNYSNNFLDIFRL; from the exons atgttttcaagatttttcgattatatcaataaaaaaacggccaacgatgatgatgatgatgatgatgataataatgatgatgatgaagatggtaatggtaatgatgataataacaatgaaaagcaaaattctgattcaaatcaaaatg TGtctgaatcgaatgaatctttgaaaaaagaaaattgtcaaacaaaatatgCCTATTTGGATAAtgtcaaacaaattgatttaaatggattgatttcaatg tCGGATGATTTACgttcaaatgttgaaataCTTAAAAATTCCTATCTAGCTATTGTTAATTCATTGGTCATATTGAATGAACGACGACGGCAACagcgacgacgacgacggcgacaacaacaacgaaaaactTCCAGTCAAATTCGACAACAATCAAGTAGTAATAAAACTCGACGTTCTTTGGAGAAACAAGAATCtgttcaacaacagcaacaacaaccaggAAGAAAATTATCAGATCAAGAAATTTACAATGATTCagaagtgatgatgataaaaatgaacaacaacaacaacaaaattgataataattacaatttgattggtgaaaatttttctagtacgaaaaaacaaacaacgacaatggaatggaatattgaaaaattttgtgatCCAAAAACTCGTGAAAAGGAATTCCAGTGGTTATTTGATCAA GCtaaacaatttcaacaaacaatccAACGTTTTCGAATCGGAAAAGAATCGATCAATATGGATCGATTTCGTGATCTTGTCAAACAA ggcAAAAAACTATTACAAATCACTGAAATActtaaaaataattatagtaataattttcttgatATTTTTCGATTATGA
- the LOC124491683 gene encoding uncharacterized protein LOC124491683 isoform X1: MFSRFFDYINKKTANDDDDDDDDNNDDDEDGNGNDDNNNEKQNSDSNQNVVSESNESLKKENCQTKYAYLDNVKQIDLNGLISMSDDLRSNVEILKNSYLAIVNSLVILNERRRQQRRRRRRQQQRKTSSQIRQQSSSNKTRRSLEKQESVQQQQQQPGRKLSDQEIYNDSEVMMIKMNNNNNKIDNNYNLIGENFSSTKKQTTTMEWNIEKFCDPKTREKEFQWLFDQAKQFQQTIQRFRIGKESINMDRFRDLVKQGKKLLQITEILKNNYSNNFLDIFRL, encoded by the exons atgttttcaagatttttcgattatatcaataaaaaaacggccaacgatgatgatgatgatgatgatgataataatgatgatgatgaagatggtaatggtaatgatgataataacaatgaaaagcaaaattctgattcaaatcaaaatg TAGTGtctgaatcgaatgaatctttgaaaaaagaaaattgtcaaacaaaatatgCCTATTTGGATAAtgtcaaacaaattgatttaaatggattgatttcaatg tCGGATGATTTACgttcaaatgttgaaataCTTAAAAATTCCTATCTAGCTATTGTTAATTCATTGGTCATATTGAATGAACGACGACGGCAACagcgacgacgacgacggcgacaacaacaacgaaaaactTCCAGTCAAATTCGACAACAATCAAGTAGTAATAAAACTCGACGTTCTTTGGAGAAACAAGAATCtgttcaacaacagcaacaacaaccaggAAGAAAATTATCAGATCAAGAAATTTACAATGATTCagaagtgatgatgataaaaatgaacaacaacaacaacaaaattgataataattacaatttgattggtgaaaatttttctagtacgaaaaaacaaacaacgacaatggaatggaatattgaaaaattttgtgatCCAAAAACTCGTGAAAAGGAATTCCAGTGGTTATTTGATCAA GCtaaacaatttcaacaaacaatccAACGTTTTCGAATCGGAAAAGAATCGATCAATATGGATCGATTTCGTGATCTTGTCAAACAA ggcAAAAAACTATTACAAATCACTGAAATActtaaaaataattatagtaataattttcttgatATTTTTCGATTATGA